The following DNA comes from Gadus macrocephalus chromosome 5, ASM3116895v1.
CGAACTGTTTCTATGACTGCAAGTGACTTAACCACAAAAAAATACGCTGATTGTATTTAATGCGGTACTCAATTCACAAAGGTTTTCCCTTGCAGTCTCCAGAATACAGATCTTTCACAGAGTTCGGGCAATTCTGTTAGCGATTCCAATATGGATGGCCCTTCTGACGCAACGGATTCCAAAGACAGCATTGATGTAAGTGAATGTTTAATGaatttaaataatgaattaCCTTACATAGTCATTTTCAAGGTAGccaaaatgtttgtgtgtgtgtgtgtgtgtgggtgggtgtgggtgtgggtgtgtgtgtgtgacatctcATCCATTCCACCAACattatttctgtttgtttttttcagagCAGTCATGAGAGTATTCCAGCTGAACAACTGGAGGGTGAGGCTGAAGAGAGCTGTCCCTCTGGGACCTCCGAGCTCTCCAGTGAGATGAAAGGTGGGACCCTGTTGGGTTATGCAACACACTGTTAGCTAAGATTCATCTTGAACACACTCTCAAACAGCCCAATTATAAATAGATCGTCCCTTAATAACTGACGGCATTAAAAAGACGATTCATTGATTTGATTCTTAATCTCGTTAAGGAAGCGACGTTATTCAAATCATTGTTGCTCCCTGTCCGACGtgcctccatcttcctcttcGTCTTCAGCCCCGTTACCCACACTGGACCCTGCGGCCACCTGGACCTCCGTCACCATCAAGGAGTTGAAGGCCACGCTGCGGACGGAGAAGGACGGCGTGGTGACGGTGTACCGCGGGGACATCATGACGGTGCACGTGCCCACCGTCCCCGAGAGCAAGCGCGTGTGCTGGGAGTTCGCCACGGACGGCTACGACATCGGCTTCGGCGTGTACTTCGACTTCACGCCGGTCACCACGCGCAACATCACGGTGCACA
Coding sequences within:
- the tmed8 gene encoding protein TMED8, giving the protein METLDTTSALQSRLSSLSVSSFPGITSNQGEDRPIESLQNTDLSQSSGNSVSDSNMDGPSDATDSKDSIDSSHESIPAEQLEGEAEESCPSGTSELSSEMKAPLPTLDPAATWTSVTIKELKATLRTEKDGVVTVYRGDIMTVHVPTVPESKRVCWEFATDGYDIGFGVYFDFTPVTTRNITVHISESSDDEDEEEEVEGPVSSGDVEKGSKILNSSNLGEILPVYRQDSHLLVHGGSHEFPGEGTYQLKFDNSYSLWRNKTLYYRVYYSA